A region of Ictalurus furcatus strain D&B chromosome 1, Billie_1.0, whole genome shotgun sequence DNA encodes the following proteins:
- the tent5ba gene encoding terminal nucleotidyltransferase 5ba, whose product MAMSVGDTSEQTRRFCVLSWEQVQRLDSILGEPVPIHGRGNFPTLSVQPRQIVQVVRTRLEERGITVRDVRLNGSAASHILHQDTGLGYKDLDLIFGISLSDDQAFHLVKDVVLDCLLDFLPEGVSKERINALTLKEAYVQKLVKVCNDSDRWSLISLSNNTGKNVELKFVDSLRRQFEFSVDSFQIGLDSLLLFDRCSETPMSESFHPTVLGESMYGDFQEALGHLHHKIIATRSPEEIRGGGLLKYCHLLVRGFQPKSEAEMKSLQRYMCSRFFIDFPDIGEQQRKLEAYLQNHFVGMEHKRYSCLTTLYHVVNESTVCLMGHERRQTLNLISMLALRVLAEQNAIPTVTTCYYQPAPYVRDINFSNYYIAHVQPLVHPCTNSYQTWLPCK is encoded by the exons ATGGCCATGTCAGTCGGTGACACGTCGGAGCAAACTCGGCGATTCTGTGTCTTGTCTTGGGAGCAGGTGCAGCGTTTGGACTCTATTCTTGGTGAACCGGTCCCTATTCACGGACGTGGAAACTTCCCGACACTTTCTGTTCAACCCCGGCAAATCGTCCAG GTTGTGCGAACACGGCTTGAGGAGCGAGGCATCACTGTGCGGGATGTGAGACTGAACGGTTCTGCTGCCAGTCACATTCTGCACCAGGACACAGGACTTGGATACAAGGACTTAGACCTAATTTTTGGCATATCACTGTCTGATGACCAGGCATTCCATCTGGTTAAAGATGTGGTTCTGGACTGCCTGCTTGACTTCTTGCCTGAGGGCGTCAGCAAAGAGCGCATCAATGCACTCACTCTGAAAGAGGCCTATGTGCAGAAGTTGGTGAAGGTGTGCAACGATTCAGACCGCTGGAGTCTCATATCTCTGTCCAACAACACAGGCAAGAACGTGGAGCTCAAGTTTGTGGATTCTCTGAGGCGCCAGTTTGAGTTCAGCGTGGACTCATTTCAGATTGGCCTGGACTCGCTGCTGCTCTTCGATCGCTGCTCTGAGACGCCAATGTCCGAGAGCTTCCACCCCACTGTGTTGGGGGAAAGCATGTACGGTGACTTTCAGGAAGCTCTTGGCCACCTTCATCATAAAATCATTGCTACACGCAGCCCAGAGGAGATCCGGGGTGGAGGACTTTTAAAGTACTGCCACCTCCTGGTGCGGGGTTTCCAGCCCAAGTCAGAGGCTGAGATGAAATCACTCCAGCGCTACATGTGCTCTCGGTTCTTCATTGACTTTCCAGACATTGGAGAGCAGCAGAGGAAGCTGGAGGCCTACCTGCAGAACCACTTTGTGGGCATGGAGCACAAGCGCTACAGCTGCCTCACCACACTCTACCATGTGGTTAACGAGAGTACTGTGTGCCTGATGGGCCATGAGAGACGTCAGACGTTGAACCTTATCTCCATGTTGGCACTGCGGGTGCTTGCTGAACAGAATGCCATACCCACTGTCACCACGTGTTACTACCAGCCTGCTCCTTATGTACGGGATATAAACTTCAGTAACTACTACATAGCTCATGTGCAGCCGCTGGTTCACCCCTGCACTAACTCTTACCAGACTTGGCTGCCCTGCAAATGA